A stretch of Desulfobacter hydrogenophilus DNA encodes these proteins:
- a CDS encoding PAS domain S-box protein yields the protein MPSKPSYEELKQSIKHLKQQNDFLNRRYRAIIDNSMDAILLTALDGQVFFANQAACELFQMTEAELIKGGRLAVVDVEDPRLTVALEERMHTGKFRGELNYKKKDGTIFPVEISSVIFKDADGTKMTSMIVRDATERRILIQEIKRVNTLLERVYSSLDEAVFVIEPETRMIISCNDAAEKIFGYSKEEMLGKDTDFLHTNKKTYHKFGKKVSQVMEIKDVFQMEFNLKKKDGSIFPTVHTIKTIRDNAGVPVMHVSVVKDISFLKKTTERLQKNQKELQIKAEHLKELNTTLKVLLDQRDQERKNIETQLSESVYGQILPYIDRIKKQGINDLQKEYIKILEFSLKEMIKPYNRMQPGELISLTPAEIRVSNLTKQGYRIKEIALKLNISPRTVEFHRDNIRKKLEIKGKKINLKTYLSHIS from the coding sequence ATGCCCAGTAAACCCTCCTATGAAGAATTAAAGCAATCTATCAAACATTTAAAACAGCAAAATGATTTTCTGAACAGACGTTATCGGGCCATTATTGATAACAGTATGGATGCAATTTTGCTGACTGCACTGGACGGTCAGGTATTTTTCGCCAATCAAGCAGCCTGTGAGTTATTTCAAATGACAGAAGCGGAATTAATCAAAGGCGGACGTTTGGCTGTTGTCGATGTTGAAGATCCTAGATTGACCGTTGCCCTGGAAGAAAGAATGCATACTGGAAAATTCAGGGGTGAATTGAACTATAAAAAAAAGGATGGAACAATTTTTCCTGTTGAAATTTCTTCGGTTATTTTTAAGGATGCTGATGGGACAAAAATGACAAGCATGATTGTCCGGGACGCAACCGAACGTAGGATTTTGATTCAGGAGATAAAACGCGTAAATACTTTGCTGGAAAGAGTCTATTCAAGTTTAGATGAAGCGGTTTTCGTGATCGAGCCAGAAACCCGCATGATCATCTCGTGTAATGATGCTGCAGAAAAAATTTTTGGATACTCAAAGGAGGAAATGCTGGGTAAAGACACAGACTTTCTTCATACCAACAAAAAAACATACCACAAGTTCGGGAAAAAAGTATCCCAGGTCATGGAAATAAAAGATGTGTTTCAAATGGAGTTTAACCTGAAAAAAAAAGACGGATCGATTTTTCCCACGGTGCATACGATAAAAACAATCAGGGATAATGCAGGTGTGCCTGTTATGCATGTAAGTGTTGTGAAAGATATTTCTTTTTTAAAAAAGACAACTGAAAGATTACAGAAAAATCAAAAGGAGTTGCAGATAAAAGCGGAACACTTAAAAGAATTGAACACAACACTCAAGGTGCTGCTTGATCAACGGGATCAGGAGAGAAAAAATATTGAAACGCAATTGTCAGAAAGTGTCTATGGCCAGATCCTTCCCTATATAGACAGGATCAAAAAACAGGGGATAAATGATCTGCAAAAGGAATACATCAAGATCCTGGAATTCAGTCTTAAAGAAATGATCAAACCTTATAATCGCATGCAACCGGGTGAATTGATATCCCTGACCCCGGCGGAAATAAGGGTTTCCAACCTGACAAAACAGGGATATCGGATCAAAGAGATTGCTTTAAAACTCAACATTTCGCCAAGAACTGTTGAGTTTCACAGAGACAATATCAGGAAAAAACTGGAGATCAAAGGCAAAAAAATCAACCTAAAGACCTATCTTTCACACATCTCATAA
- a CDS encoding CHC2 zinc finger domain-containing protein, producing the protein MKNRFSSRQLFELRNNIPVDVLIRDHLQILSKIRDGYFRFLCPLCNEFQTAVNPATNLARCFRCEKNFNTIDLVMKIKGYGFRDSVLFLKQINTVPQVQAAKLTALAAMVGRPMPGGQ; encoded by the coding sequence GTGAAAAACAGATTTTCATCCCGGCAATTATTTGAACTGAGAAACAATATCCCTGTAGATGTGTTGATCAGGGACCATTTACAGATTCTATCCAAGATTAGAGATGGTTATTTTCGTTTTCTATGCCCTTTGTGCAATGAATTTCAAACCGCTGTAAATCCAGCCACGAACCTGGCCAGGTGCTTCAGATGCGAAAAAAATTTTAATACCATTGACCTTGTCATGAAAATCAAGGGCTATGGATTTAGGGATAGTGTCTTGTTTTTGAAACAAATAAATACTGTACCCCAGGTTCAGGCCGCAAAATTGACGGCCCTTGCCGCTATGGTCGGCAGGCCTATGCCGGGAGGGCAGTGA
- a CDS encoding DNA methylase — MERLLELETLIGRNQECFYKIGQALKEIRENRLYKQALFESFEAYTRARWDMGKAHAYRLIRAYEVIYNLSPIGDKLPANESQIRPLTQMDSIEQRRIWRAIINSGMELTARNIKKFIEDQKTAPVSKPDLTDRITHEYMAVVKAMLEQVRVAQHDHWQKTSRQAALLWHRVIYEKIVSKGADNG, encoded by the coding sequence ATGGAACGGCTGCTTGAGCTTGAAACCCTGATTGGTCGAAATCAAGAATGTTTTTACAAAATCGGCCAAGCCTTGAAAGAAATTCGTGAGAATCGTTTGTACAAGCAGGCTCTGTTTGAGTCATTTGAGGCATATACCAGGGCACGGTGGGATATGGGCAAAGCCCATGCTTACCGGCTGATTCGAGCCTATGAAGTAATTTACAACCTGTCTCCAATTGGAGACAAACTGCCGGCCAACGAATCCCAGATCCGCCCCCTTACTCAAATGGATTCCATAGAACAACGCCGTATCTGGAGGGCGATTATAAACAGTGGCATGGAACTGACCGCACGAAATATCAAAAAATTTATTGAGGACCAGAAAACGGCTCCGGTAAGTAAACCGGATCTGACAGATCGAATTACCCATGAATACATGGCTGTTGTAAAGGCAATGCTTGAACAGGTCCGTGTGGCTCAGCATGATCATTGGCAGAAGACCTCCCGCCAGGCAGCATTGTTGTGGCATCGGGTCATATACGAAAAGATTGTATCAAAGGGGGCAGATAATGGATGA
- a CDS encoding integrase has product MDDLTIDDRFHLLLHKKIMNKTGSTKRRSKKYYKDQYKKTGIIPAPLLLVEKGIMEGRKCSGRPRAIDEQTKRRFIEMVKASCDPSSQGFIFITRKARTIKNYHHWLEQELGRTISLPALRRCVKRENLKFYLEKEDKQDQVPVMHAFKSVPVFALIQVDGCKFQYLRIRDEHGNWQKPQVIEIFDTASRKMFILDFYFTESSLNSVDLFTRFLLSTPLPLQKIGIRPDQAKGFLNLKRPINAINLKHSTPQGFYLAPDFSKAYSPKDKAHLESSHRSLHNFEIRIIKAFEDRIVKTVTEYDFKRGRKEKITVTLLDISLQELRSSTMLSEYRNEHNHTQHYFTEDGVVSAWVPAQKFDDFLSNQADTLNFTPDQVQEYMKYGYRKIKATVSKTRTIRHDKRDYYVTRGADKFSKHKSTPVKISKYKDKLFIFEQGEDGILLGEAIAKKPFDRPPAPEPSPVPPDELDTIIALLEKHNMAVDRPVLVDVFHKGLTLARAEQVLDHNQSRYADYTKKINQPDDRKNQALFNAFMLDCQKSLNTNHVAIYASHGDIT; this is encoded by the coding sequence ATGGATGACCTGACTATTGATGACCGCTTTCATTTACTGCTGCACAAAAAAATCATGAATAAAACCGGATCTACCAAGAGACGGTCCAAAAAATATTACAAGGACCAGTACAAGAAAACCGGAATTATCCCGGCGCCCCTTTTACTGGTTGAAAAAGGAATTATGGAAGGCCGTAAGTGCAGCGGACGGCCCAGAGCAATAGATGAGCAAACCAAAAGACGGTTTATTGAGATGGTCAAGGCGTCATGCGACCCCTCATCCCAGGGATTCATTTTTATCACCCGGAAAGCCAGAACCATTAAAAATTATCATCACTGGCTTGAACAAGAGCTGGGCAGAACCATCAGTCTTCCGGCACTTCGGCGATGTGTCAAAAGGGAAAATCTCAAATTTTACCTGGAAAAAGAGGATAAGCAGGATCAGGTCCCGGTAATGCATGCCTTCAAGTCGGTGCCGGTATTTGCTTTGATCCAGGTTGACGGCTGTAAATTTCAATATTTAAGGATCAGAGATGAACACGGTAACTGGCAAAAACCACAGGTAATTGAAATATTTGATACCGCTTCCAGGAAAATGTTTATTCTGGACTTTTATTTTACCGAAAGCAGCCTGAACTCTGTGGATCTTTTTACCCGTTTTTTGTTGAGTACCCCTTTGCCTTTGCAAAAAATTGGTATCAGACCTGACCAGGCAAAAGGATTTTTAAATCTAAAACGCCCCATCAATGCCATTAACCTGAAGCATTCTACACCGCAAGGCTTCTATTTGGCACCGGATTTTTCAAAGGCGTATTCACCCAAAGATAAGGCACATCTAGAATCTTCACACCGGAGCCTGCACAATTTTGAAATACGTATTATCAAAGCCTTTGAGGACAGGATTGTGAAAACCGTTACCGAATATGACTTCAAGCGGGGAAGAAAGGAAAAAATTACTGTAACCCTTCTTGATATAAGCCTTCAGGAACTAAGGAGCAGCACTATGCTCAGCGAATATCGTAACGAACATAATCATACACAACATTATTTTACCGAAGACGGGGTGGTCAGTGCCTGGGTGCCGGCACAGAAATTTGATGATTTTTTATCAAACCAGGCAGATACCCTGAATTTTACCCCGGACCAGGTTCAGGAATATATGAAATACGGCTACAGGAAAATCAAAGCCACCGTATCCAAAACCAGGACCATCCGCCATGACAAGCGCGATTATTATGTGACCCGTGGTGCAGATAAGTTCAGCAAACATAAAAGCACACCGGTGAAAATATCCAAATACAAGGACAAGCTTTTTATTTTTGAGCAGGGTGAAGACGGTATACTGTTGGGCGAAGCCATTGCAAAAAAGCCGTTTGACAGACCGCCGGCACCAGAACCTTCGCCTGTGCCGCCTGATGAACTTGACACCATTATCGCTCTTTTAGAAAAGCACAATATGGCCGTTGACCGGCCTGTTTTAGTCGACGTTTTTCATAAGGGCCTCACCCTGGCCCGGGCGGAACAAGTGCTTGATCATAATCAATCAAGGTACGCGGATTACACAAAAAAGATAAACCAGCCGGATGACCGTAAAAATCAGGCCCTGTTCAATGCATTTATGCTTGATTGCCAAAAATCGTTAAATACGAACCATGTAGCCATTTATGCATCCCATGGAGACATAACATGA
- a CDS encoding ATP-binding protein, whose amino-acid sequence MKEDFISDKRRVSYLAATYNRIYRGQSVLMEGDFGAGKTRFLKLLHPKKLHAVWVESLFNIHETLAAILKELNYEATATYRRTPQYLKMICNLSNCFIIIDEANDLDTRVWPYLKRIIDAGVPIVFAGLPNVRTYLSRNHPDILSRLKTLILYPIEVEDFIEKYKDIQQEAVEQIYMSVKGDMRKFKEICTDCRDRAKELNHQFVDINLALEFISDLPPQ is encoded by the coding sequence ATGAAAGAGGATTTTATCAGTGATAAACGAAGGGTCTCATACTTGGCTGCCACTTATAACCGGATCTACAGAGGCCAAAGCGTGCTCATGGAGGGTGATTTTGGTGCAGGAAAAACTCGGTTTTTAAAATTGCTGCATCCCAAAAAGCTCCATGCTGTATGGGTTGAGTCTCTGTTCAACATACATGAAACCCTGGCCGCGATACTTAAGGAATTAAATTATGAGGCCACCGCCACCTACCGCCGAACTCCCCAGTACCTGAAAATGATCTGTAATCTCTCCAATTGTTTTATCATTATAGATGAGGCCAATGACTTGGACACCCGGGTTTGGCCATATCTTAAACGGATTATTGATGCCGGGGTTCCCATCGTATTTGCAGGACTTCCGAATGTGAGAACTTATTTGAGCCGGAACCATCCTGATATACTCAGCCGGTTGAAAACCCTGATTTTGTATCCCATAGAGGTCGAGGACTTCATTGAAAAATACAAAGATATCCAGCAGGAAGCCGTTGAACAGATTTATATGTCCGTTAAGGGCGATATGCGCAAATTTAAAGAAATCTGTACAGACTGCCGGGACAGGGCAAAGGAGTTAAACCACCAATTTGTTGATATTAATCTTGCCCTGGAATTTATATCAGATCTCCCTCCTCAATAA
- a CDS encoding ABC transporter substrate-binding protein, which produces MLVDSDIRQNEVNGLKHALGDHAVKGNHSFIYKVKDAGGDRTKLPGLAAEIIAEKPDIAVAGGGIEADALHAASASTRTPVIFMSCASSVDRGIVAGMASSENNLTGIDTNDTQLTAKRLWFIRKMLPDARKVFCFHVPSIAPSVNSLAVAKKAASKLGLEVATAEVETEADIRRATAALSKSNVDVILLLPAAPVHGAMGTIIFPKALAERIPIFGYGEDSMKKGAFATYSGSRYAIGQQTARLVHKIVNGIAPRDIPVETPEKLELVINRDLVDKLGLKLSKRVWRMADKIVDIQF; this is translated from the coding sequence ATTCTTGTGGACAGTGATATCCGACAGAATGAAGTAAACGGGCTGAAACATGCCCTGGGTGACCATGCTGTAAAAGGGAATCACTCTTTTATCTACAAGGTGAAAGACGCTGGCGGGGACCGTACAAAACTGCCGGGCCTGGCCGCAGAAATAATTGCTGAGAAACCCGATATTGCTGTTGCCGGCGGGGGCATAGAAGCGGACGCCCTTCACGCGGCCTCGGCCAGCACCCGGACCCCGGTAATTTTCATGTCGTGCGCGTCTTCGGTTGACCGGGGCATTGTGGCTGGCATGGCCAGTTCAGAAAACAATCTGACCGGCATTGATACCAATGATACCCAGCTGACGGCCAAGCGGCTCTGGTTCATCCGGAAGATGCTGCCCGACGCCAGAAAGGTTTTCTGTTTCCATGTACCGTCAATTGCACCCTCTGTCAACTCCCTGGCCGTTGCGAAAAAGGCAGCGTCTAAACTGGGGTTGGAGGTGGCAACAGCAGAGGTGGAAACAGAAGCAGATATCCGGAGGGCGACTGCAGCGCTGTCAAAGAGTAATGTGGATGTGATTCTCCTGTTGCCGGCTGCCCCCGTTCACGGAGCAATGGGAACAATTATTTTTCCAAAGGCCCTGGCTGAAAGAATACCGATCTTCGGTTATGGCGAAGACAGTATGAAAAAGGGGGCATTTGCCACCTATTCAGGCTCTCGGTATGCCATCGGTCAGCAGACCGCCCGCCTGGTCCATAAGATTGTCAATGGGATTGCCCCCAGGGATATCCCGGTGGAAACGCCTGAAAAATTAGAACTGGTAATCAACCGGGACCTGGTTGACAAACTGGGGCTGAAACTGTCCAAACGGGTATGGCGGATGGCCGATAAGATTGTAGACATTCAATTTTAA
- a CDS encoding response regulator, which translates to MNWWHRLSYRLTIFILVLALVPLAGFGLFTIKDIQNARLLSIELIHGNMAINVAERIESSLANAVEKIGLVMESNELETLDVSDQEWILQMLIKSLPPLHALEIIDMDGRVKVKVGYDNVYNTKNLKQHVDLPDFLNMQDKKPIIGSQYITDQTVLVFDLFIPILNPIDRQVIAVVAAEINIEKLLGFVADLRLGRTGYVYIVNDQGKILAHPDRSLVLAKERELNNPLVNDFVSGRKVVETNKTYVNRTQIEVLTNAHAVKEMNLLVVVAQSVEEAMSVVTQITRRQVKNLALVFMTAILMAVYFILKLNRPMSRLASGAQLLGSGNLSHRIEVISSDEIGSVTRSFNAMAEDLEASKRTADQLNWVRQGVLELDEQLRGDLSLEKACSNIIHFMAGYLKGQVGLVYVHDGNGSYHYIAGYAFMPGKGFSNCFGLGQGLPGQAALEKRMLTVSELPPDYISITSGMGNRVPKHLIIVPFVFNNQVEAVMELGSLTPLTEQQNLFIADTADNIAVVIAAARSRQNLNTALVQTRQQAEELQKQQEELQAANEEMEEQTQLLMASENKLKEQQEELQAANEELEEKTQYLERNKKHIEEKNKALEFLRANLEKKAEDLTIASKYKSEFLANMSHELRTPLNSLLLLARLLADNKEKNLLADQVESARIIYNSGNDLLALINEILDLSKIEAGKMKLSLDEIPLKDLSEALDKNFKRLTQEKGLSLDISIKADVPKIIISDQQRIMQILKNFIANACKFTSTGGVTVEFYRPDKSIAFLRNDLIYPDTIAIAVKDTGIGIPEDKQKIIFEAFQQVEGGSARKYGGTGLGLSISRELATLLGGEIQLKSILNEGATFTLFLPIKATTQASVSIPTSPSYKKSEAPARMMVKKNDNQEQLTSVIEDDREQLGPEDKIVLIIEDDVEFAATLIKSCRQKGFKALVSLNGEDGLQLAQSFNINAIILDIHLPGMDGWAVLESLKENPSTRHIPVHFMSADDPVPEAFTKGAVGYLTKPVTLEGLEETIINLKAMVNKQPKDLLLVEDNANQRHAINNLIGNNDVVTQEVSTGKEALAVLQSKQFDCMILDLGLPDMSGFDLLKKIEKDPLIKLPPVIVYTGRELTSDEENELRKYSDSIIIKGVRSEERLLDETALFLHRVIDKMPEDKRKIISILHDSDQALRNSTILIVDDDMRNVFALSKVLNDKGANTIKAENGVKALDILSHRNDVDMVLMDIMMPVMDGYETMKKIRMESRFNSLPIIALTAKAMQRDKDACIAAGANDYLAKPLEIDRLLSMMRVWLYR; encoded by the coding sequence ATGAACTGGTGGCATCGTCTGAGTTACAGACTGACGATCTTTATCCTTGTCCTGGCATTGGTTCCCCTTGCCGGCTTTGGTCTATTCACGATCAAGGACATCCAGAATGCCCGGCTGCTGTCGATTGAACTGATCCATGGAAACATGGCCATCAATGTCGCTGAAAGAATTGAATCATCCCTTGCCAATGCAGTGGAAAAAATCGGGCTGGTTATGGAAAGCAATGAGCTGGAAACCCTGGATGTTTCAGACCAGGAATGGATTCTGCAAATGTTGATCAAAAGCCTTCCCCCTCTTCATGCTTTGGAAATTATCGATATGGATGGCCGGGTAAAGGTAAAGGTCGGGTATGACAACGTGTACAATACAAAAAACCTGAAGCAGCATGTTGATCTGCCGGATTTTTTGAATATGCAAGACAAAAAGCCGATCATCGGATCACAGTATATCACGGACCAGACCGTGTTGGTTTTTGACCTTTTCATTCCCATATTAAACCCGATTGACAGACAAGTTATTGCCGTGGTTGCTGCTGAAATCAACATCGAAAAGCTTTTGGGCTTTGTTGCCGATCTGCGTTTAGGCAGAACAGGATATGTGTATATCGTCAATGACCAGGGAAAAATCCTTGCCCATCCGGATCGCAGCCTAGTGCTGGCAAAGGAAAGGGAGCTGAACAATCCCCTGGTGAATGATTTTGTTTCGGGCCGGAAAGTGGTTGAAACAAACAAGACCTATGTCAACAGAACGCAGATAGAGGTATTGACCAATGCCCATGCGGTAAAAGAGATGAATCTGCTGGTGGTGGTTGCCCAATCGGTTGAAGAAGCCATGTCCGTTGTAACACAGATCACACGCCGGCAAGTCAAAAACCTTGCACTTGTTTTTATGACCGCCATCCTCATGGCGGTATACTTTATCCTTAAACTCAACCGACCGATGAGTCGGCTGGCATCCGGTGCCCAACTGCTTGGCAGTGGCAATCTTTCCCACAGGATTGAGGTCATCTCTTCAGATGAAATTGGTTCTGTCACCCGGTCTTTTAATGCCATGGCTGAAGATCTGGAAGCCTCAAAACGAACTGCTGACCAGCTCAACTGGGTCAGACAGGGGGTGCTGGAACTTGATGAACAGCTCAGGGGAGACCTGTCCCTTGAAAAAGCCTGCTCAAATATCATTCATTTTATGGCCGGGTATCTGAAGGGGCAGGTGGGGCTTGTCTATGTCCATGACGGTAATGGCAGTTACCATTATATTGCGGGTTACGCGTTCATGCCCGGAAAAGGATTTTCCAATTGTTTCGGGCTGGGACAAGGCCTGCCCGGTCAGGCTGCCCTGGAAAAAAGGATGTTGACGGTTTCCGAACTGCCACCCGATTATATCTCCATAACCTCCGGGATGGGAAACAGGGTTCCAAAACATTTGATCATTGTCCCGTTTGTGTTCAACAACCAGGTTGAAGCGGTGATGGAACTGGGTTCTCTTACACCGTTGACCGAGCAACAAAATTTATTTATCGCAGACACAGCAGACAATATCGCTGTTGTTATTGCAGCTGCCCGGTCAAGGCAGAACCTCAATACAGCCCTGGTTCAAACCAGGCAGCAGGCCGAAGAACTTCAGAAACAGCAGGAGGAACTCCAGGCCGCCAATGAAGAGATGGAAGAGCAGACCCAGTTGCTGATGGCATCTGAGAACAAGCTAAAGGAGCAGCAGGAGGAACTTCAGGCGGCCAACGAAGAACTTGAGGAAAAGACCCAGTATCTGGAGCGCAATAAAAAACATATTGAAGAAAAAAACAAGGCTCTGGAATTTTTGAGAGCAAACCTGGAAAAGAAAGCAGAAGATCTGACCATTGCCAGCAAATACAAGTCCGAATTTCTGGCCAATATGTCCCATGAACTCAGAACCCCCTTGAACAGCCTGTTGCTTCTGGCAAGACTTCTGGCTGACAATAAAGAGAAAAACCTTCTGGCTGACCAGGTAGAATCGGCCAGAATCATCTATAACAGCGGAAATGATCTTTTGGCCCTGATCAATGAAATTCTGGACCTTTCCAAAATCGAGGCCGGAAAGATGAAGCTATCGCTGGACGAAATACCATTGAAGGATTTAAGTGAGGCGCTTGACAAAAACTTCAAGAGACTGACCCAGGAGAAAGGTCTTTCCCTGGATATTTCCATCAAAGCGGATGTGCCGAAAATTATTATCAGTGACCAGCAGCGCATCATGCAGATCCTGAAAAATTTCATTGCCAATGCCTGTAAATTTACATCAACCGGCGGGGTTACAGTTGAATTTTACCGGCCAGACAAGTCGATCGCCTTCCTGCGAAACGATCTAATATACCCAGACACCATTGCCATTGCTGTTAAGGATACAGGAATAGGTATTCCCGAAGACAAACAAAAAATTATTTTCGAGGCGTTTCAACAGGTAGAAGGTGGAAGTGCCAGAAAATATGGGGGTACAGGCCTGGGGCTCTCCATATCGAGGGAGCTTGCAACCCTTCTTGGGGGAGAGATCCAGCTGAAAAGTATTTTAAATGAAGGCGCTACCTTCACCCTCTTTCTACCGATAAAGGCAACCACCCAGGCGTCTGTTTCGATACCAACGTCCCCAAGCTATAAAAAATCTGAGGCTCCTGCCAGAATGATGGTGAAAAAAAATGACAACCAGGAACAATTGACTTCTGTCATAGAGGATGACCGGGAACAACTCGGTCCGGAAGACAAAATCGTTCTGATTATTGAAGATGATGTGGAATTTGCAGCAACGTTAATAAAATCCTGCAGGCAAAAGGGATTCAAGGCGCTTGTGTCCCTTAATGGTGAAGATGGATTACAGCTTGCCCAATCCTTCAATATTAATGCCATAATCCTGGATATCCATCTGCCGGGAATGGATGGCTGGGCCGTTCTTGAGTCTCTCAAGGAAAATCCATCCACCCGGCATATACCGGTTCATTTTATGTCGGCGGATGATCCGGTTCCTGAAGCCTTCACAAAGGGAGCTGTGGGATATCTGACAAAACCGGTAACCCTTGAAGGTCTTGAAGAAACCATCATCAATCTGAAAGCCATGGTCAATAAGCAGCCGAAGGACCTGCTTCTGGTTGAGGATAATGCCAATCAGAGACATGCCATTAATAATCTCATCGGTAACAATGACGTGGTGACACAGGAAGTTTCCACCGGGAAAGAAGCCCTTGCCGTGCTCCAGAGCAAGCAATTTGACTGCATGATACTGGACCTGGGGCTGCCGGATATGTCCGGTTTTGATCTATTAAAAAAAATAGAAAAAGACCCTTTGATTAAACTGCCGCCGGTGATCGTCTATACGGGCAGGGAATTGACATCCGATGAGGAGAACGAATTGAGAAAATATTCAGACTCGATTATTATCAAGGGGGTACGGTCTGAAGAGAGACTTCTTGATGAAACAGCCCTGTTTCTCCATCGTGTGATCGATAAAATGCCTGAAGACAAGAGAAAAATAATTTCAATTCTCCATGATTCAGACCAGGCCCTTAGGAATAGCACCATTCTGATTGTCGATGACGATATGCGCAATGTTTTTGCATTGTCGAAAGTGTTGAACGACAAAGGGGCTAATACCATAAAAGCGGAAAACGGGGTCAAGGCACTGGACATACTAAGCCATAGAAACGATGTGGATATGGTCCTTATGGATATCATGATGCCGGTTATGGACGGTTATGAAACCATGAAGAAAATTCGAATGGAGAGCAGATTCAACAGCCTGCCCATTATTGCCCTTACCGCCAAGGCCATGCAACGGGACAAGGACGCCTGTATTGCTGCCGGAGCCAATGATTATCTTGCAAAACCGTTGGAGATCGACCGTCTCTTGTCCATGATGCGAGTCTGGTTGTACCGGTAA
- a CDS encoding chemotaxis protein CheB produces MKTNRYKAIVMGGSVGSMEALLEIFSGLPRNFRLPIIIVCHVHLHDNGGVVNFFRLQNPLNIKTADDKEPIRPGYIYFAPANYHLLVEQDETFSLTVDSKVNYSRPAIDVLFESAAFVYGEQLIGIVLTGANHDGAKGISCIKKMGGQTIAQNPDTAECPVMPLAAINTGDVDAILSIQQIRGFIKLEVVS; encoded by the coding sequence ATGAAAACGAACAGATACAAAGCCATTGTCATGGGAGGGTCCGTAGGGTCCATGGAAGCACTGTTAGAAATTTTTTCCGGCCTGCCTCGGAATTTCAGACTGCCGATCATTATTGTCTGCCATGTTCACCTCCATGATAATGGCGGCGTAGTTAATTTTTTTCGTTTACAAAATCCGCTCAATATAAAAACGGCAGATGACAAGGAACCGATACGGCCGGGCTATATCTATTTTGCACCGGCCAACTATCATTTGCTGGTGGAACAGGATGAAACTTTTTCCCTTACCGTTGATTCAAAGGTCAATTATTCAAGGCCAGCTATTGATGTTTTGTTCGAAAGTGCTGCGTTCGTCTATGGAGAACAATTGATCGGTATCGTTTTAACAGGCGCAAACCATGATGGTGCAAAGGGCATTTCATGTATAAAAAAAATGGGGGGACAGACCATAGCGCAAAATCCGGATACGGCAGAATGCCCTGTCATGCCGTTAGCTGCAATCAATACCGGTGATGTGGATGCCATTCTATCAATCCAACAGATCAGGGGTTTTATAAAATTAGAGGTCGTTTCATGA